A window of Thermococcus aggregans contains these coding sequences:
- a CDS encoding AbrB/MazE/SpoVT family DNA-binding domain-containing protein produces MISKIDSKGRVYIPKSMRKKLTKDVYLVETPEGILIIPKPKDPIKELEQIGKKLPEKSIEELKKDIIKQALEEL; encoded by the coding sequence ATGATATCAAAAATAGATTCCAAAGGCAGGGTGTACATCCCAAAGAGCATGAGAAAGAAACTTACTAAAGATGTATACCTAGTAGAAACCCCAGAAGGAATATTAATAATCCCCAAACCCAAAGATCCTATAAAAGAACTGGAGCAAATTGGAAAAAAACTTCCAGAAAAGTCAATTGAGGAACTCAAGAAAGACATAATAAAGCAAGCTCTGGAGGAATTATAA